The Winslowiella toletana region GCCGTATTCCGGTTGTCAGCGCCGTCGGCCATGAGACCGATGTCACTATCGCTGATTTTGTTGCCGACCTGCGGGCACCGACACCGTCTGCCGCCGCTGAACTGGTCAGCCGCAATCAGATTGAACTGTTACGTCAGCTGCAATCGCAACAGCAGCGGATGGAAATGGCGATGGATTATTATCTGGCGCAAAAACAGCGCGCTTTTACCCGTTTACATCATCGTTTACAGCAGCAGCACCCGCAACTGCGGCTGGCACGCCAGCAGACGGCCCTGTTCAGGCTACAGCGCCGTCTGGACGATGCGGTACAGTTACGCCTACGTCAGTCACAGCGCCAGCAGGAACGCGTTGAGCAGCGTCTGGCGGCCCAGCAACCCCAAGGGCGCATCCATCGCGCGCAACAGCAGCTTCAGCAGTGGCAATATCGTCTGCAACAGGCCATGCAACGTGAGTTAAACCGCGATAAACAGCGCTTTTCAACCCTTGCTGCACAGCTGGAAGGCGTCAGCCCACTGGCGACGCTGGCGCGCGGTTTCAGCGTTACCACTGCCGTCGACGGTAAAGTGGTACGGAAAACCAAACAGATTCAGGCTGGCGATACGCTTAAAACCCGTCTGGACGATGGCTGGGTAGAGAGCCAGGTGACCAGCGTCAGCGCGATCAAGAAAAAACCACGTTAAATCCAACGATGCCGTATAAAAAAACGGGAGCCTTTTCAGGCTCCCGTTTTTTATTAACGTTTGTTCTTTTTCAGATGCGACATCAGGCGCTTACGTTTACGCTGCTGGTTAGGTGTCAGCAGGTTACGTTTACCGGCGAATGGATTATCACCTTCTTTAAACTGGATACGAATCGGCGTGCCCATCACGTTCAGTGAACGACGGAAATAGTTCATCAGATAACGCTTGTAGGAATCCGGCAGGTCTTTCACCTGGTTACCGTGAATCACAACAATTGGCGGGTTATAACCACCGGCATGCGCATATTTCAGCTTCACGCGACGTCCGCGCACCAGTGGCGGCTGATGATCTTCTTCTGCCATGGTCATGATACGCGTCAGCATTGAGGTATTAACGCGGCGGGTTGAGCAGTCATACGCTTCAGTCACCGACTCAAACAGGTTGCCAACACCACTGCCGTGCAGCGCGGAGATAAAATGAATGCGGGCAAAATCGATAAAGCCCAGACGGAAGTCCAGCGTCTCTTTCACTTCATCCCTGACTTCCTGCGACAGGCCGTCCCACTTGTTGACCACGATAACCAGTGAGCGCCCACTATTGAGGATAAAACCAAGCAGCGAGAGATCCTGATCGGAAATACCTTCATGCGCATCAATAACCAGCATGACCACGTTGGCGTCTTCAATCGCCTGCAGAGTTTTGATTACCGAGAACTTTTCAACGGTATCCGTCACTTTACCGCGCTTACGCACGCCCGCAGTGTCGATCAAAATATATTCCCGATCGTCACGTTCCATCGGAATATAGATACTGTCGCGGGTGGTGCCTGGCATATCGAAGACCACCACGCGATCCTCACCGAGAATGCGGTTAGTCAGTGTGGACTTACCTACATTAGGACGCCCCACAATCGCCAGCTTGATCGGCAGCGTACGTGGGTCGAAATCATCTTCTTCTTCGACTTCTGCATCCGGATCTTCGCCGCGCTCTCTGGCAGCCAGGTCGGCCCAGTAAGCTTCGTTCTCTTCTTCTTCAGTCAGCTCTTTAGGATCAACCACTTCCATCCACGGCAGTAATGCAGTTTCCAGCAGGCTGGTAACACCGCGACCATGTGAAGCGGCAATGGCATGAATTTCGCCAAGACCTAAAGAGTAGAAATCACCGACGGCAGAATCGGCGTCCAGCCCATCGGTTTTGTTGGCGACGAGAAACGTGGGTTTCTGACGTGAACGCAGATGTTTGGCGATTGCCTGATCGGCAGGCATCAGGCCAGCACGCGCATCGACGAGGAACAGCACCACGTCAGCTTCTTCAATCGCCAGCAGCGACTGTTCAGCCATACGGGTTTCAACGCCCTCTTCGTTGCCATCGATACCGCCGGTATCAATAGCAATAAATTCGCGCCCTTCTACTTCGGCACGACCGTACTTGCGATCGCGTGTCAGCCCGGGGAAATCCGCCACCAGCGCATCTCGCGTACGCGTTAAACGGTTAAACAAGGTGGATTTGCCCACATTGGGACGCCCAACCAGCGCGACCACAGGTACCATATTGAAGCCTCATTACTAATATTAAATGCCTGACTCGATAGATTGTTGTAAACGGCATACACCGCTCTGGTCAGGCTGAAGACGCTAAGGATAACACGCCTGCTAAAAAACGAAACGGCCCCTGATAATCAGGAGCCGCTAAACTAATAGTTTTCAGGTCAGAAATTAACGCGTAAAGGCGTAAACTTCACCATTATTGGCCTGAATCAACAGCTTATCACTGGCTACCACCGGCTCGCTTTGCAAGCCGGAACTGTCGACTTTTTGCTGCGCAACAAAGCGACCGTCATCGGTATTAATCCAGTGCAGATAACCTTCACTGTCACCGACAACGATATAACCGTTGTACAGTACCGGTGAAGTCAGGTTGCGATGCAGCAGATCGCTTTGACGCCAGATGGAAACACCACCCTCAACACTCAACGCCATCACGCGATCATCCTGATCAACCAGATAAATTCGGCCAGCATCAACGATCAGATCGCTGACGGAACCAATTTCACGCTTCCACAGGATCTGGCCAGAGCGCAGGTCCAGCGCCGTCAGGTTGCCGTTATACGCCAGCGCATACACCACACCGTTAACCACAACCGGAGTGGTATCAACATCACTCAGGCGATCAATCTCGGTAGCACCACTTGGCTGAGAGATGCGCTGCTGCCAAATCAGTTGTCCCTGATTCATCATCACCGCACTGACACGACCGTTATCACCGCCGACAATTGCCGCACCAAACGCGGTGGCTGGAGCAGATTCACCACGCAGCGACAGTGCCGGCATATCCAGGTTAACCGACCATTTTACCGCGCCGCTCGCCTGATCAAGCCCCTGCAACATACCGTTGCTGGTATGGATCAGCACTAAACCATCGCTGACTACCGGGCGTGACATCGCTTCGCCTGCCACATTAGTCTGCCAGGCAATCGAGCCATCAGCGCTGTTAAGAGCGTAAACCTGTGCACGCTCACTGCCGATATAAATATGCTCACCACCCGCCGTCACGCCACCTGACAGTAACGCAGAACGATTGCGTGAGAAGAAACCGGTTTTCTCTGACAGATCCACTTTCCACTTCTGCTTACCGTTAGCAGCATCAAGCGCTTTAACGATACCGTGGCGGTCAGCAGCAAATACCGTGCTGTCCTGCCATGCAGGGTGCAGATTGGAATAGAAATCACCGATACCATCACCCACCGAAGTGCTCCACACTTTTTCCGGTGTGAACTGGTTTTCGACTTTCGGCAACGGGGCCATTTTCACTACATCTTCTTCGCCGCTGAACAGCGAACAACCGCTGAGTAACGTGACTGAAATCAGCCCGGGCAGCAGGTATTTACGTAATTCCATGCGCTCTCTCTTGAATGGCTTAACCTAGATTATTCATCTTCATCTGCATCATTTCTTTCAGCGCTGGAGAAGCATCAGATTCGATACCTTTGCTCCATGCATCACGCGCACCCTGGGTATCGCCTTTGCTTAACAGCGCTTCGCCACGGATATCAGCGATAATCGCCGCCCAGCCATCACCTTTAACGGTGTCGAGGGTTTTGAGCGCGTCATCGGCTTTCTTCTGCTGTAGCTGAATGCGCGCCAGACGCAGATTCAGTACCGCCTGCAGATTAGCATCATCCGTACTTTTCAGGCCGTTCTGCAATTGCGTAGCCGCTTCATCCAGTTGATTTTTATCAACAAACTGTTTGGCGAGGTCCAGCGAAGCCAGCGCACCGTAAGTATTGTTGTTTTCACTGGCGAACTTGCTCGCCGCTTCCAGCGTTTGTGGCTTGCTGGCATCCAGCGCAGAGGTTACCTGCTGATAAGCTGCAGATGTTACTCTGGCATTACCGTCCTGGCTGTTACTCCAGAAACGCCAGCCCACCAGTGCGCCCACGCCTAATACCACGCCAACCACCAGCGCTTTGCCATTGTTGGCAAAGAAGCGACGGAGTGCATCAACTTGTTCGTTCTCGCTGCTATAAACTTCCACGCAATCCTTCTCCTTACTTGTTTCCTGCTGCGCTTATTTTAAAAGCGCCGACAACGCGGCTGCCGCTTCACTTTGTGCCAGCACTTGCTGTTCACCTGTGCGCAAATCTTTGATTACGACCTGGCCGGCTTTAACTTCATCTTCACCCACCACCAGCGCAACGCGAGCACCCCACTTATCTGCACGGGCAAATTGCTTCTTAAAGTTACCGCCGCCGTAGTTGGTCATCAGTTTCAGTTCTGGCAATGCATCGCGCAGTTTCTCTGCCAGCAGCATGGCTGCGGACTGCACACCCTGACCGGAAGCGATAACATAGACATCAACAACGCGCGTCGGTTCAAATTCTGGATTAACTGCCTGAACCAACAATACTAAACGCTCAAGGCCCATGGCAAAACCCACCGCCGGGGTGGCACGACCGCCGAGCTGTTCAACCAGACCATCATAACGGCCACCGGCACAGACTGTGCCCTGCGCGCCAAGACTGGTGGTTACCCATTCAAACACCGTACGGTTGTAGTAATCGAGGCCACGCACCAGACGCTGATTCACAGTGTAAGCGATACCGGCATCGTCCAGAATGGCGCAAAGACCGGCAAAATGCTCACGCGACTCTTCATCCAGATAGTCACCCAGCGTCGGCGCATCATTCAGCAGTTTTTGCACGTCAGGATTTTTGCTGTCCAGCACGCGTAATGGATTGCTGTACATACGGCGCTGACAATCTTCGTCCAGCACCTCTTTATGCTGCTCAAGGAAAGCCACCAGCGCATCGCGATAGTTCGCACGCGCTTCCAGCGAGCCGATAGAGTTCAGTTCCAGCGCAACATGATCGGCGATCCCCAGAGCTTTCCACCAGCGAGCGGTCAGCAGAATCAATTCTGCATCAATATCCGGCCCTTGCAGGCCAAAGACTTCAGCTCCCAACTGATGAAACTGGCGATAGCGCCCTTTCTGTGGACGCTCGTAGCGGAACATCGGCCCGATGTACCACATACGCTGTTCCTGATTGTACAGCAGACCATGTTCGATACCAGCACGCACGCAGCCCGCCGTACCTTCCGGACGCAGCGTCAGGCTTTCACCATTGCGGTCTTCAAAGGTATACATCTCTTTTTCAACCACGTCGGTAACTTCACCAATGGCGCGTTTGAATAATGGGGTCTGCTCTACAATCGGCAAACGAATTTCGCTGTAACCATAACCGGCCAGCACCTGCTTCAGGATGCCTTCAATACGCTGCCAGACTACTGTGTCAGCAGGCAGGTAATCGTTCATGCCACGAATAGCTTGAATATTCTTCGCCACAAATAATCTCTCTAAATGGGATACTGAATCGACCGCGGCCGCCTGCGCGCTGAGCGTATTTTCCACGCATCATATTCAGTATCTTAAATACAAAAAAGAACCTGACCCGGCATCTTACCCCATGAGGATGGCACCGAACAGGTTCAATTGGGTATCCCCTTCATCTTTAAATGACAGGGCGACAAATGATGGCTATTTCTCAACCTGCTGAATGTCGATACGACGGCTTTCATCGAGCATCGCGGCTTTGGCACGGATACGCGCTTCCAGCTGATCGATCATGTCGTCGTTATCAAGACGCTCGCGCAGGCGCACGCCATCTTCGTAGAAACCGCTTTTTTTATTGCTGCCGGTCACACCCAGCGTTGAAACCAGCGCTTCGCCCGGGCCATTGACCACACAGCCGATTATCGAAATATCCATCGGCGTGATGATATCTTCCAGCCGCTGCTCAAGGGCATTGACCGTGCCAATCACATCAAACTCCTGACGTGAACAGGTCGGACAGGCAATAAAGTTAATTCCGCGTGAGCGAATGCGCAGCGATTTCAGGATATCAAAGCCAACTTTCACCTCTTCCACCGGATCGGCGGCCAGTGAAATTCGCAGCGTATCGCCAATACCTTCCGCCAGCAGCAGGCCAAGGCCAATGGCTGATTTCACCGAGCCTGCACGTGCGCCACCGGCCTCAGTGATACCGAGATGCAGTGGTTGATCGATCTGTTTCGCCAGTAAGCGGTAAGATTCAACGGCAAGGAAAACGTCGGAGGCTTTGACGCTGACTTTAAATTGATCAAAGTTCAGGCGATCAAGATGATCAACATGGCGCATTGCTGACTCCAGCAGTGCCTGTGGCGTTGGCTCGCCATATTTTTCCTGCAGATCTTTTTCCAGCGAACCGGCATTAACACCGATGCGAATTGGAATATTGTAATCACGAGCGCAGTCAACTACCTGACGGATACGCTCGTTATTACCGATATTACCCGGATTAATGCGCAGACAGTCGACGCCATACTCCGCAACTTTCAGCGCGATGCGATAGTCGAAGTGAATATCCGCCACCAGCGGAACGTTGACCTGCTGTTTGATCAGCTTAAAGGCTTCTGCCGCGTCCATGGTCGGAACGGAAACACGGACAATATCGACGCCTACACGTTCAAGCGCTTTAATCTGGTTGACCGTCGCGGCGACATCCGTCGTACGCGTGTTGGTCATGGACTGAACGGCTATTGGTGCGCCATCGCCCACCGGCACCTTGCCGACGTAAATACGTGTTGATTTGCGACGGATAATGGGTGCTTCGTTATGCATATTCTTTCTCCACAATTACTCGCGACCAGAGAAGATGCGTTATTGCGCACCTAAGGTCAGACGAGCAACCTGGTTGCTACGGATAAAACGACTCAGATCAACAGGTTGCCCCTGGTACTGAATCTGTACTGCGCTCGGAGCACCAATTTTCAAACGATAAGGTGCAGTACCGGCAAGGCTCAGTTTACCACCGCTGCGCTGCATGCCGCTGAACAGTTTTTTGCCAGCA contains the following coding sequences:
- the xseA gene encoding exodeoxyribonuclease VII large subunit; this translates as MSLPPSANIFTVSRLNTTVRKLLEMEMGQIWLSAEISNFSQPSSGHWYFTLKDDGAQVRCAMFRNSNRRVTFRPQNGQQVLVRASITLYEPRGDYQLIAESMQPAGDGLLQQQFEQLKQRLAAEGLFDQQFKQPLPDPARQVGVITSATGAALHDVLRVLHRRDPSLPVVIYPTPVQGAEAPASLVRAIELANQRNECDVLIVGRGGGSLEDLWSFNDERVARAIFASRIPVVSAVGHETDVTIADFVADLRAPTPSAAAELVSRNQIELLRQLQSQQQRMEMAMDYYLAQKQRAFTRLHHRLQQQHPQLRLARQQTALFRLQRRLDDAVQLRLRQSQRQQERVEQRLAAQQPQGRIHRAQQQLQQWQYRLQQAMQRELNRDKQRFSTLAAQLEGVSPLATLARGFSVTTAVDGKVVRKTKQIQAGDTLKTRLDDGWVESQVTSVSAIKKKPR
- the der gene encoding ribosome biogenesis GTPase Der, giving the protein MVPVVALVGRPNVGKSTLFNRLTRTRDALVADFPGLTRDRKYGRAEVEGREFIAIDTGGIDGNEEGVETRMAEQSLLAIEEADVVLFLVDARAGLMPADQAIAKHLRSRQKPTFLVANKTDGLDADSAVGDFYSLGLGEIHAIAASHGRGVTSLLETALLPWMEVVDPKELTEEEENEAYWADLAARERGEDPDAEVEEEDDFDPRTLPIKLAIVGRPNVGKSTLTNRILGEDRVVVFDMPGTTRDSIYIPMERDDREYILIDTAGVRKRGKVTDTVEKFSVIKTLQAIEDANVVMLVIDAHEGISDQDLSLLGFILNSGRSLVIVVNKWDGLSQEVRDEVKETLDFRLGFIDFARIHFISALHGSGVGNLFESVTEAYDCSTRRVNTSMLTRIMTMAEEDHQPPLVRGRRVKLKYAHAGGYNPPIVVIHGNQVKDLPDSYKRYLMNYFRRSLNVMGTPIRIQFKEGDNPFAGKRNLLTPNQQRKRKRLMSHLKKNKR
- the bamB gene encoding outer membrane protein assembly factor BamB encodes the protein MELRKYLLPGLISVTLLSGCSLFSGEEDVVKMAPLPKVENQFTPEKVWSTSVGDGIGDFYSNLHPAWQDSTVFAADRHGIVKALDAANGKQKWKVDLSEKTGFFSRNRSALLSGGVTAGGEHIYIGSERAQVYALNSADGSIAWQTNVAGEAMSRPVVSDGLVLIHTSNGMLQGLDQASGAVKWSVNLDMPALSLRGESAPATAFGAAIVGGDNGRVSAVMMNQGQLIWQQRISQPSGATEIDRLSDVDTTPVVVNGVVYALAYNGNLTALDLRSGQILWKREIGSVSDLIVDAGRIYLVDQDDRVMALSVEGGVSIWRQSDLLHRNLTSPVLYNGYIVVGDSEGYLHWINTDDGRFVAQQKVDSSGLQSEPVVASDKLLIQANNGEVYAFTR
- a CDS encoding YfgM family protein, giving the protein MEVYSSENEQVDALRRFFANNGKALVVGVVLGVGALVGWRFWSNSQDGNARVTSAAYQQVTSALDASKPQTLEAASKFASENNNTYGALASLDLAKQFVDKNQLDEAATQLQNGLKSTDDANLQAVLNLRLARIQLQQKKADDALKTLDTVKGDGWAAIIADIRGEALLSKGDTQGARDAWSKGIESDASPALKEMMQMKMNNLG
- the hisS gene encoding histidine--tRNA ligase, which gives rise to MAKNIQAIRGMNDYLPADTVVWQRIEGILKQVLAGYGYSEIRLPIVEQTPLFKRAIGEVTDVVEKEMYTFEDRNGESLTLRPEGTAGCVRAGIEHGLLYNQEQRMWYIGPMFRYERPQKGRYRQFHQLGAEVFGLQGPDIDAELILLTARWWKALGIADHVALELNSIGSLEARANYRDALVAFLEQHKEVLDEDCQRRMYSNPLRVLDSKNPDVQKLLNDAPTLGDYLDEESREHFAGLCAILDDAGIAYTVNQRLVRGLDYYNRTVFEWVTTSLGAQGTVCAGGRYDGLVEQLGGRATPAVGFAMGLERLVLLVQAVNPEFEPTRVVDVYVIASGQGVQSAAMLLAEKLRDALPELKLMTNYGGGNFKKQFARADKWGARVALVVGEDEVKAGQVVIKDLRTGEQQVLAQSEAAAALSALLK
- the ispG gene encoding flavodoxin-dependent (E)-4-hydroxy-3-methylbut-2-enyl-diphosphate synthase, coding for MHNEAPIIRRKSTRIYVGKVPVGDGAPIAVQSMTNTRTTDVAATVNQIKALERVGVDIVRVSVPTMDAAEAFKLIKQQVNVPLVADIHFDYRIALKVAEYGVDCLRINPGNIGNNERIRQVVDCARDYNIPIRIGVNAGSLEKDLQEKYGEPTPQALLESAMRHVDHLDRLNFDQFKVSVKASDVFLAVESYRLLAKQIDQPLHLGITEAGGARAGSVKSAIGLGLLLAEGIGDTLRISLAADPVEEVKVGFDILKSLRIRSRGINFIACPTCSRQEFDVIGTVNALEQRLEDIITPMDISIIGCVVNGPGEALVSTLGVTGSNKKSGFYEDGVRLRERLDNDDMIDQLEARIRAKAAMLDESRRIDIQQVEK